Genomic DNA from Lepeophtheirus salmonis chromosome 9, UVic_Lsal_1.4, whole genome shotgun sequence:
AATAAATTCATTGATCGATTCAAGAGAAAGAAATGGCTACACTATCGTCACGTTATATGAACAGTCTTCATCAACAAgtcgaaaaaatatcaaacagaGATATTCTGCTGCTTTTTTAAGCTTAACGCCCAgttctttttccatttctttcaTAAATGTGATGGAGTGATATCCAGtgaatcaacatggtaaccctcccaatttcaagaatgttttgagatcagctgtgacgaaggggatggaaataaaaaaggacatggGTAATATTTACTCCGATATGGATCCtcgattctactctgagtccaacaaggacttacaattattcatatttccGCAACAACGGAATATATCACCgataaagaaataatcaatGAAAAGCCTGAAGAGATTAAGGCAGTGCATGTGAAGAGAATGTTGAGACCAACAATACAGAGATGGCCTAAGTTGTAAAACCTCATCAATATGAAAGAAATCAGGGTACGAGAGAACTCTGTAACTGAGGGAGGATGCATCAACAATGTGAAAAGGAAAAGAGAGCAAATTAGCGAGGAAGAGAAAATGTTAAACTCCAGGATAATACTGACTTGAGTAGTATTAATCATAATAGCCAATTAAAATCCAAGCAAAAACTTAAATCATACATTGGTcgtaaggaaaaaaaggaagtcaaaaagaagaaacatggTATATGTATTTGGCGATGTTGTCGAACTTCTAAGCagttcaaagaaatatattaattaatgtatgaAAGCCTGAAATGCTTCTCAGGACCTAAAAATACAACCAATTTTCATGGCTAGTGATAGAGATACCCATTAGGAAATCATTGATGAGAAAGTTAGGGATTCAAttggaatattaaatatctaaatcAAGAGACTGGTAAGTGGCCAAGGAAACGATCACTAAGGCTCAACTAAAGGCAAACGTAGTCATCACTAatgttatgtttatatatatcatattttagcTACGTCAGGACTCGAGAATTTCGTTGAAAGACAGTTAAGGCTGTATCTACCGCTTTAGACTATGCCCTACTTTATTACTGGAGGTAGTATCCGCATTGTCCAGAGTTATTAGGGGTTGACAAAAGGTTTTGTTTACTTTAACACACGtcgttactcaatacttagatgttaccTCCTAATGAATAATAACAGTTTGATATGTTTGTAAACATGATTTTATGTGCTCGGGAATGATTTTGTTGCTCAACCTATTCTAAagtccaatatatttttcaaaaaaacttatataaagtactttcttttttaatatgagtctAAACGCCtacgagatttcattcatttaaaaaaagaaaaaaaaaaaaaaagctaaacaATACAACTCTTAACATAtactataaatgtatatgaattatgtgtGGGcagaaaactgccctggagaaaaaTGACCGTGGAAGATTGCCGGGGAGGTAAATGGCGgtggggaaaattgcccgtattttgttcaaacttcctgatgaataataacacattacaAATTCTCTTAgtgttatttatgaaaatatctaaacatattggTTTGTCCATTCTCCAATGGAGTGTTTtaaagtgtgagtaatattattgcaatacaatttccgtgcattttttaaaattcaatctaatcttctaagaaattgaCCGAGAGGATTGATAAGGTGTGGGTGGAGGATTAATAACTATCCTACACTATCCTCTGGATCCCCACCAACATGAGGTATTTGAACTAGTTGGTTGgtttagaagggttccttggtcgTGATTTTcaacaatcccacactacccacGGGACACTGGCCAATCCGAGGGTGGAGAGTATACAACCACATTTTTAAGAACCCTTATGCTATACCCCACTTCTCCTTTTTTTGCagtactcacacttgaaggtactctcTTGGGGGATGGGTCCAACAAATATATTAGTACTCGTATTAAATGCAAAGCAAGATCTCTCTATATGTAATATTGAATGTATAATaaactagataaataaaatacctatgtagattttattatgattatatcaatttggtagaaaatatattcagattAAAGCTTTAATTCAATTGTTGGAATACTTGAATGTTTTTCATCTATTATGATGACCTAAAACTTTTATCTATAGAGTTCTTTCACATCAAAATATGGCTTTGAATCGTAATTgtattctaaaaatttgaatttttaaaattaaaggtcTTAATAGGCTTTCAACCTATTGgagttgaatttttgtaatgaccatttttgtatttttacagcTTAAATAACACTGATGAAAGTGGGTTTTTTGTTGCCGATCGTTTCAagatctgattttttttcatagtgtcatatacaaaaaaaaaaaaaaaaaaaaaaaatggtatcctctcttgattttatttcaataatgtattttgataaatcaatttaataatgattttatctttttggaaATTCGAATCTCGTTTCCTactaaaaaggatttttgtctcttttctttctttttcactCTTTCCCTTACTTTTCTTTAttctctttgtttctttctCTTCCACCTATGGCAGTCTAAATTtatggacttttcttatgagatcaattcaaaaatgagttttatatttgaaattttgtcgcGGCATTATTTCAAATACACAACGATATGGATCGTTTTTGGGgagctcttttaaaaaaattaaagttcatactttgatttatcaaatgagatacttttaaactttttgaatctattcatcttgaagctatgagcctatgaataaaaagcacctattttctaCTTTGAATAGTCATAACtcaagttataagtatgatgctacagacattttaaaaatagtctttgaatttttaaactttggatttaaaatatattcatataatttatatctatctTCAACATCAAACACTTAGAAAAGCTTTTGTTCCTTTTTCTGAAGGTCAAGagaccatatttggaattacGAGATCAAACTCAATTTAActgagcatatactgtttttatacaattttagcTGTTGGACATtgtaattaatgataataaagaTTACTCTAACCTCTTTTTTTTGCTGAATAAGactattttagaaaacaaacaaacacactttttgtatactttttataagcataattgttttaagcaaaattgctaaaaaatatattagtagtatttaaattcactaagtaaagagtttctgccttttttcatattttgatcaagACCTATTATTGTTCcatcctttatttaaatattatgtaattattaagtattcttttttatgattttcttaGCTATTTTGGGGGTTTGctttggttatttatttttgtcgaaTTTTAGAGTAGaaactttttctataaaatggaTCGATAACGAAAATTGTATAGAGCAATTTTTCAGGATGTCTGACTTTGATTTAGGGAATTACTTTTAAGCaagaatgtttaattatttatatttttgaacttctcaaaataaataaagtcattaaaaaaataaataaaaatcattactatatataatatataagtatatttaaagccaattttttaaaagtaagtatGTAGGCTTAGAAACAATAGAAAGTGATAAGCAGGTATATTCAGCTTTAAAAGTCCAAATTATAATGGTAAAGCTTGTCTCCTTTATGAATTTGTCTATGAAAATATAGATACGATTTTTTTGTCCAAggtgaaatataaattttaacatatttttaattaaagtatactCATCAAAAAGgccattgttattattattataattcaaaagtgTAGTACTTTgcaaattaatatatagttgAAATCATTCCACaccacaaataattattcatttatatatgtttaggTTTTTAacttattagtttatatttttcttactagATGGCGCGGATGGTCATCATCCACGCCATCTAGAGTTTAACATTTAATGTTTGGGAGGAAATCAGCTTATTCCTCATGATGTTTTATTGGACTTATAACTACTCATAAAATTCTTAATCCTATTGAAATTGAAGGtttaaatgatcatttttgCGTTTTATGGccttaaaatacaataataaatgtggattaTAACCGATGAGCTGATGCATAGTCTAATGTAATTAGAAGTTACCCCatgaaaatgtacatatatagtgtatttttttgtcaattgccaatttttctgtttttatttccaatatcagtgttttgaacgtaaTTTTGGTTAGTTTGTATGAGTTCTCGTTAATTTCTGAACATTCgctatattaaattaagtattcCCAAGTTGGGACGGCAACTTTTTGTTACTGTTTGATggaaaggttacgtgatacaaTCAAGGCAAGGGAGTGTAATtatctttgatattttctagtgatgggacgattaaaaaaaaaatctaatcccAATTCggattcattaataatttaaataatagttaaaaaaagcataacattttattatcagGGGACTGGATGAagcaaatttttttctccaatctAGAACATATATTAGTTCTAACtcttactaaatattattaaatcgtctcgtaaataataaaaaaaatgtttgtttttttcaaaaatctatgacTATTCACGAAAAACTAAATTAGATTCACagttgttctttaaaaaaatttcaaaaatgaagttctaaaacaataattttttgaaaaaaaaatataaatattcaatttttcgagaaatttttatataaatttaaagctattcacacatttttttagaaaaaaatttcaaattttaaaatttttagtaaaaacaaaaatgtcttactttatttttgggtgggggggggtctatttttatcataacttggaaaagtaataaatagttaaataccagtaatgaATAGGAATTTTCTttatcctataaatattttgaattactgAGATTGATTAGGCCAAGGACAACCTATAATATTCCCTGCTCTAATTCTCATACCATATTATGATTGTGTATGCAAGAAAGACTGTCACTTTCTTTACGAAATATTAAATGAGTTACGACTATGTCTGttgctttatataatttatacaatatggTGTACTAAATGATAAAACGAAAATGTAAATCCGTTGTGTTTTTTAGGTGACCCATTTATTTGGAGTTGAtcatctgaagaatgaatttttatttccttggtagttatcattatcatttaattcctgagtagtgaacataaTTTCCTatctgaattaaaatatattctacacCTGATTGATCTTTCGTGCGTGCTCATAAAAACAGAAAGCaaccctgaggatttgctgCGGAGTAGCGTTAACTTCGTCAAGCCTGACGGGACGAAATCATTTCgtgaaagaaactttttttcattacaaagaCGAGACAAAGACGAAAACCTGACACAAATTATGACGAAGAAGAAACTATGACGAAGAAGAAACTAAAAGATCAATACGGCAAAACAATGACGATATCTAACAAAGATTAAATTTGACATGGACGAAACTCTGACAAAATGACTGATGCTGATGGTTCGTTCAACATGACTCCATGGTCTTACAACAAACTCATAACACAAAACTGAGTAATGTGTATTTAAGTGTTAACGACAATGTGCAAAATACACGTCAGAGGGGGCAATCTGAAAAATTCCGATCAAACTATAAAATGGTCAttataacttcatttacattgtcagatCAAACAATTGAGggtaatttgataattaagCAATTCAATGCTAAACAATTTGGTCGTTAAGGATTTGTCTATGATAGAATTTGATTGTTATCAATTTGATACTCTggtaaatttcattaaaatagatgTAGTGCTCACATAATCAAACAATtgaatgataagaaattgtcaaaaGAGACTCAACTCTATTTTCCAAAGTATATCTAGGCCAACATGTTATGCAGGTGGACAGCTGGTGCCTAagagggatcaaaacctatctcCATCAGTATTCTTAGTATCAAGAACCCCttcttttacataaaaaaacaaaaaaaaacccaattgtACAAGTGAACCACTGCTCAAAAAAGTGTATCATTACCCATCACATCCCTGAGAATCCAGGACctcttttgatatcctataatacacccaaGGTCTgtgcaaaaataattgtaggttcaaaaagtggatcattacccaccgcCACCGCTTACCCCAGCATCAAGGATCCCTTTCAATATCATATAATACATCCCAGCtcatgggttgtgcaagtgaattCTTGTCGAAAAGGTGGGTTGTTATTTTCAGAgctcttgaactttttttggtattatacttaGTGGTCTCTGTAAAGTTATGTGTAACTTTGGTCGTGGTTTATGACCGGCATGCAAATCCTCTGCAGCCAGAGGTCCATGcgttttttaatactaaaatgtaggCCAAAAAGGTGAGCAATTTGAATGGATGTGATAAAATTTGGGCATATGAGGGGGACATCAGCAACAAGTAAAggtctaataaaaatttacaagagAGTTGTTGATTCTATTTCATAAAGTTACCTAAACTTTAACACATTCaccaaataaaatacttttggtGCATGTTGTGCTATTATAGCATTTGCAGTTACAAAGgcgtcctttttttttttttttttttttttgcagatgaacTTATTTGTTTGGAGTCTGTGCAATTGCGTCACTTAAAGCCTTGTTCATTTCCATCCGACAGAATTTATGTAGTCAGTCGCAATGTAACTTCCATCAACACTGAGGAAGGTCTCTTTGCAAGGATTAGACTGCTTTCTTACTTTGAGTTGTTTTAAGACatcaatttttgtcaataatatatGTTCTCTGCTACATGGATCACAGTGGGGATCTGTTTTTCTACGGGCGATATTAATAAGAACCGAGACCGGAACCAagaccgaaaccgttgaaatggAAGAACTGGGACCGATAGAAACCTGGAATCTAAGCCGGGCACAACTTTgccaaaattcataaatttattagtattcatatataaactattaaaaatttacaaaacctAAATTTAACCGATTAATGTTTTTGAACATTCGATATCAAAcgtataaattgttattattattattattatttttaaccctAGAAAGGTCAACtggaaataaaaaactaaaaaaaaatcctttgcaCCCTTCGCCTCttgctctttttttccttacaaaggGTATCAACTCTACAGATCCCTACTTATAAAACCCCCTCTTATATACCGTCCCTGCAGACACTTCTATGGTAtaacacttttatttatattcacttTTCAATAGGCGGTTCGGGTACTCCCTCCcgtttatatgtattatagtaTCATTCTAAGGATTGATCTACTTTAAGACTGGACATAATCGAAAACTTGgctaaatatcattaaaattcattatttcgGAGTTTGTTATCATAGTATAGACAGTAATATAtcaatgaattgaaaaataataattaaaaatctaaagaaataataattttgtgaaGGCATTTAACATTTAAGCCCTGCAAATCCTGGAATGGTTAAAAACCCATCTGagtaaatttctttcttttttccaatGTTGAGAGCCAACCCCATTAACTTTTCAGTAGAAACAGGATGCCAGGCTCCGTAGGTACATGGGTCACCAGGATATATTTGAGTTCCATAGTAATGGCATCTATTACCATAGCGAAGCGAtggaatatattcaaaactcctAACAATTCTGCAATGTTGGATTGCAATAGCTAATCCCAAAAAGCCAGAAGTCGTTGGATGTGGAACCATCGGCCATTTTGAATGAGATTGTAGCCAGTCCCAAATGGACCATAGACTTCCTGGATGTAAAAGATACAAAGGTTCCTCTGGTTTCATGCGTcgctttgcaaaaaaattctcaaaaaaaggCTGATCTGGATGTGAGTACCACTCTGAAACACTAGCCGTATAATTAGTTGGGTCCCAAACGAGTACTGCAGAGGAGGAATATAGGCTTTTAGGACCCAGAAACCCGAATTCGggcttaaatataatttggctATTGACGACACGAAGAGAAGTTTTCGAACCTACGTCTTTTTCGAATCCAGATGTAGGACCATCGTTAAAGCGTATTATTAAATCATGGCTGTCAATGAAGGTTCCAAGTCCAGAGTTAATCAAAGAACCAGAATTTGTCACTACAGCACAGCTGTTGTATGTTTTGTTACTAAGAAAAGGACTGGACCTGAAGAATTGATCTAATTGCTTAGTTCTAAAAAAAGGAtcaccttttttaaagatatgcaacttgactttttttttcatatcacaGAGAAGCTCTGATGGGGACTGGCTGATGTTTGGCAATGCTCCCACCCGACCACCATTGAAGttgactttaaatttattttcaaattttccagCAAGGATCTTCTTTCCATTATCCATAACGGTTTTATTCATATTGGAGATAACTTTCTTTTCAAAGGCTTTGATCCGCCTCATTTCCTCAGACACTTTTTCACTATCCTTCACTACAAGTTTACTTTTTGTATCATTAGAATTTATTGGAAGAGTGGATCCTGAATTGTAAATGTCCTTAGAATCCTCTGCTTTGGAGGTCACTAGCCAAAACGTACACCAGCTAGTGAAGAGATAGCTTAAGAGTAAGAACAAGAGAAATACAGTATATCCAAGGAAATTCATAGTTCTATAAGTAATTAGGTCTAGTGTCTCTTTAATTTGAATGATATTGTGAGATAATAGGAGTCACATATGCTTTCCatgaattttaattgaatacagCTGAATCTCTTTCTTATTTATGTCAATATTAATTCATTGAgtgaaacaattattttttgtaaacagatgtagatttatgattttttttttccaaaaatgatttttttgagaatgaaattttttcgaaaaaatttcctatttttttttttcgaaatattttatatttgacattttttccagaaaatataataatttattaatagctgtggattttacaaaaaaaaatttctttttttttcggaatgactagattttgaacttttttttgttaaaaaaatcaattttttgtgaataatatttgaattatttcccgaaacttttaatttttggacatttttttccaaaaaaaaatccaaaaactatagttattctcattttaaatataagtataatattttcctttgtaCTAATGGTACGCCTCAATGATGAGCTTTGTTAAAAGCAGctgccttttatatgattttggtagCAGAAAATGAGTTACTGCTATGAAGAggataattttctatatttaaaataggattagtCCAGggacaatattataattatatttaaactcatgtatatttattttttgaataatttttaaaacaatttacaccaaagagaGGCGAGAATCCTTCTTCCAGATGAAGAGGctcatgaacaaaaaagaagaaagagcacaggCTTCAACCGGACTTCATTTGTAATAGCTATACTTAGTTTGTTCTTAACACATATCCACTCTTTAAGTATAGCTCATTGgtcaaaaatgatcaattatgaaataaccattaCCATTATTAGGTGAGACGAAGGAATCGAGAGCTAACAACAAAAtggtagaaatataaaaaaatctaacttaTGTAAATTGAATGTCCAACAAATATCACAATGAAAGGAACTGCTTCCAAAAGTTTCACAAATAGATTTGAGATGTCttcataatttgtttataatattaatatctattttgaaaaaaataaatatttcccgctttgtattataatgaaagatGCTTCTCAACATTTGTCCTACAGGATTCAAAATTAGTCACTTTTCCATTGTAGAATATTTCTCCAAGATTAAAGTGCAtgttaaaaatactcataaaataatatatgcacAACCATTGTATTTGATAAGGTCACATCATTAGTTTCCCAACCAATATATACTTTCAAAATTACCGCTCATACACGGAAAGACATAATGTAAatgatttacattaaaaatatttctatgatttaggaatagttttttttttttacaacattgtaCCATAGTACTGAgttacagaaataaaataaaggaatattttatatacaacagCAGTTGTATTCAAACGACATTATGGTTAATTCATTACTACTTATAGTGGgttgggggaggggggtttAATCCTTTGTGAGTTTCAGATACTTACCCTATCAACTGTAGATAACGAGGACTCATTGTTTTGTTAAAGTACTTTTATGATTTGTGAAATCATTTAACTatctttattaaaatcattcaattttgaCAAACTCCGAGTTCTATCTGAGGATCATCAAATCCCTGATGTGCCCCGCCCCGCCCCTCCTTTCGATAAATTTAAGATTGATAGTATTacaaaatgaggaaaaaaatcagTTTGTTTATGAAGATTGTCTTACAATTGGATTCTAAATGTTTAGAGTGGTCAACTCTGAGAATTTACtctgcaataatatttttagaactcTGTCTATACgtttaatgtttatttctgGGCTTAGCAGTGCTCAAAGAGACTCTAAGAAAAGATACGACTGAAACtgattaaattcttttaaattaaacactTTTGACTGTTCTATACATTGCATCATTGTTCGGGATGTCATTTCTATAGAGAAAAGTTAGAGTTTATTCTCTTTCTTTGATCCAAGACAGTTTAAACTCAACCGGTTTATAAACATCAAGAACCAATGTTGTGCACAACATATAGGTCTAGCGATTAGGGCTcatgaagaatatataatatagagaatatataaagaaaatacaatttttataataaaaaataaattaggttttttttttgtacaattgcagcattttccaatgatttttgaCGTACCTAGGCTGATACttttgtatctgagttccaaatatcTGAGGGCttttatggatctggaaaagtggtttcaGGGACCAGATGATGCGAATAAAAGAGGGAAGAgctggggtagattatggattcAGATCtactactaagcttgtcggatccctataatatgataactaaaatatgtatttattaagccagggtttcccaaactttactatgccaaggcaCCGCTACACGTATACATTTGTTAGCTGAGGCACTCTTTATACGAAAGATGTGTAATATGTGATGAAACACTGCCTAACAATAGGAGACCActtaattaaatactaatatatatatatataattatgctcGTCAACAACATGTCTATATTACTTCCACTACATGATAACAATTCCTCCGCTTTGTATACGTATGAGGATACATATTAACGGACAAATACTAATATCTGACGGGGTACACTAGAGGAAAAAACATGAGAATGATTAAAACTATGTAACATAATGCCCCAACATTGTCTTAAGGCACCTTAATTTTCTGCCCCCCTGCATTGGGATACTACGGACTCTGATTACAAGGTTGCTgtggccctgtttgtatctaatatcctTTCCTGGACTCAATTTCTTAGCGACAGGGCTTGTAATTAGTTGCCGGTTAGCaagcctgtataaaaaaacaaccgaGAGTAGAACCTCAGAAATTAAAGAACTGGGACAGATAAAACCGTTGAACTTGAAGCAGACACAATCTTCTCAAGGACCTTTTCtaatatgctttaatatacTCCGTTTCACGGATTGGGCTTGTAAACTGTTAGGCCGTGAGGCAGGTTAAATTTTTCCTCCACTGCTCCActatttggtttttatttataaattttgagaaaaataaaaaaaacacaaaaaaaaaaaccattccaTAGTCTGAAGTGTGCTGCTGATTTAGTAATCTCTACAGGGTGTCTAGAACGAATACGTCACTTGTTCCTTTATGACTACtctgaatattttgaaattacttataaactgttctcttcttccaagagatgataTTAACTCAGCATAACTTCTATACGTGCCAGTTGTGCCATCACtcggaaaagaaaaataatgtccTAGTCGACAATTCAGTCCTAAAATTAGAGTAGAGGATATAAATAACTGCGCTCCTCCACGTGGGATTGTCTAATAAGGCCATCAGAGAGCAGATTGGAGCCTCAGGTAAGATGATTTACAATATCTCTGTATATGGAGACATTATAAATTTAGACATTCACTCTTATGAGTAAATAGTACCGTTTGGCCCCGCctattcaattttattgtacgaatttgttattgtattttatatatgtacattctacatatatatctttccggaattttccatttaattttttttttgaatatttttaacctttttataggtttgagacAATATTTGAGCAAGAAAAAATCATCAACCCACATGAAAAATAGTTTactctttattaaattttatgtgctAATATTTTACATACCATAGTCAAACcttgagaaaatgcaatttaaaggttTAACCCACTTTATTTTAGGGGGctttgtttgaaaaagaaaagctctttggttttttattgttgttatgcaaaatgaatttatttaaatcgaAAATAATCTTCTAAAGCAATATGGTTGGCGTCAGCTGACGTAGTGAGGTTACTGTTTGCGGCAGTTCAGATAATTTTATTCAAGTGAAGTGCACTAAAAAATCCCATCATCGACCCTGGATGTAAACTGAGGGGCCAATCTAATTAGTagctcaactttatcaagattatcaaaaagtattcgcagtattttataaatatatattattatatctcaAAGTGGCCAtcctttggtttttttttaaatgatccttCATCTTTATAACCTTGGTAATAAGACATTTGGAGCAGGGGAacaatgcaagagatcttgtT
This window encodes:
- the LOC121124615 gene encoding beta-galactoside alpha-2,6-sialyltransferase 2, which codes for MNFLGYTVFLLFLLLSYLFTSWCTFWLVTSKAEDSKDIYNSGSTLPINSNDTKSKLVVKDSEKVSEEMRRIKAFEKKVISNMNKTVMDNGKKILAGKFENKFKVNFNGGRVGALPNISQSPSELLCDMKKKVKLHIFKKGDPFFRTKQLDQFFRSSPFLSNKTYNSCAVVTNSGSLINSGLGTFIDSHDLIIRFNDGPTSGFEKDVGSKTSLRVVNSQIIFKPEFGFLGPKSLYSSSAVLVWDPTNYTASVSEWYSHPDQPFFENFFAKRRMKPEEPLYLLHPGSLWSIWDWLQSHSKWPMVPHPTTSGFLGLAIAIQHCRIVRSFEYIPSLRYGNRCHYYGTQIYPGDPCTYGAWHPVSTEKLMGLALNIGKKKEIYSDGFLTIPGFAGLKC